Part of the Trypanosoma brucei gambiense DAL972 chromosome 6, complete sequence genome is shown below.
ttctctctctgctGAAGTTTGCTCTTATAACCACACAtctggaaaggaaaaagagcgAGCAACCAGTGTGCAAGGGGtaagtttttctttgtttttctgtatTTGGACTAAGAAGTCACTTTGTATGGTATAGTATGGATGGCAAGGAAGATGGTTTAAACAACCGAAACTCAAATACGGATACTTCTAAGGATTTTCAGATAGTGGAGTTGCGTGCCATTGAAAAGGAACTTTTGGTACTGAGGGCACGAAGTGAAGCTTGGGAGTCAACCGTAGCGGAGGTATTGGAATGGATCTCAGGTGCCTTAAGGGGAGATCCCCTCCATCTTCAACTCATAGAACTTCTCCTCGAAGAGCTCGACGGAAACGGAGGAATCGAGAGGGTCCTCACTGAGGAGAAATTTTGTAAATTCTGCGGCTCACATCTTTTTAAAATGCATGATAAGTTGCCATATTCATCATCGAGGTCTGCTTTTAGTGGAAGAGAAGCAAGTGTCTACGTTACCGGAAGCAACGCAGATTTTGAACAGAAATATTCACACGTTTACACAACTCCCTTTACATCGTCCTCGTTACCAGAGGGCAAACCCAATTGGTCAGGAAGGGCAGATTCACCGGAATTCAAAAATCCGTTTTATAACCAGTGCAGGTGCTCGAGCAGTCCTCCACAAGGTAGATCAGAAGATTCATATGGGCAAACGTATGCCCAGAACCGTCGCCACGGAAGTTACTGGAACTCAGCGGAAAGGCAAAGCAGTTGCGTATATAGCAGCAACAGGGGTAGCCAATCTGGTAGCTGTTATATGAATTTTCCAGGCTATCACAATGTCCGGGGAGCACCTACTGATAACAGTACGGCTTACGAGGCTTGTTCAACTTCGGAAACGTGGAGAAATTACCCAAATGAATCTCGTTTTCACGTATTTGATAGTGGAAGCGACGAACAGCGTCCCATAGATTATTTGTACATCCGTGCATCTGGAAGAATAATCCCTGTTGACCCAAGCGACCGCTGGCCCTTTTGTTAGGGTACGGTTTTGAgagttttttcatttgtattGTTTTCATGTACTTTATCTTTTGTTTACGGTTTCTCGTGTCCTCGTGCAATGACGGGCTCAAAAGCCTTTTATTGCATTGGttacgcaaaaaaaataataataataagttcTTGGCGAAAACTATACTTTGGAGGATAACGcgtggagagaaaaaaaggaatatatatGGTGCGATGGGGAGAGAGCTGGGTACCTTAAATGGCGCAGTTAACTACAATTGTTACCAGTGCACTGTTTGTACTCCTTTTTagttcttttccttcacacatGCCAAGGTTTGTGTGATGTCATTTTTTTCGAATGCCTCATTGCAAGCCTTCCGTATCGGACTGACGTTTGAAatacttttattttgtaccaaattgattttcttttcgcttGTATATTGCTCTTCTTCTGATTCTTGCTAATATTTGTAGGTACATCGCGTGAATAACAGTTTTTGATTTATGCTGTTCcatgttgtctttttttttccccctcgtcGAATCACTTAGCAACCTTTTTCATACCTATTCGTGTATTTGTGGGTGGGTTGGTGGATACGTGCTTCGTGTTCATTATTACTACGTATACAAGCATTGATCGTTGTTGCTACCGTTTCCCATCTCTTTATTGCGATATCACACGAACGAGAAATCTCGTTTtccaattttttcttctttattgaAATTACTGGAGGGCATCTCTGTGTTACAGCCATGTCTAAGTTTTACAAGGCTCAGACAGAGATGGTGCACACATGGGAGTTTACCGCCTTTATCCGTGCAGTAGGCGAAGCCCGCTCTAAACAAGAGGAAGACGAAATCATACAACGTGACCTCGGTAATCTCCGCAAATCTTTCGAAACCGCACACGTGGAGGACTGGCTACTGAAAGAGTGCGTTGTGCGCTTGCTTTACGCTGAAATGCTCGGGCACCCGGCCAAGTTTGCGCACATTCTTTGCGTGAACCTTTCAGCAAGCCCTGACTTGCTGGTGAAGCGCACTGGTTACCTTGGAACTTGGCTCACAATTGCACCACAGGAGGATATCATGATTCTCATAGTGTCTAATTTGCTACGCGATATGAATTCAAGTAATTTTCTTCACACTGCTGCAGCATTAACTGCGGCATCGAAAGTAGTGCGGCGCGACCTCATCTGTGCGATCAAACCGGAAGTGGTGAAGTTGCTTGACCACTCAGCACCACTAGTACGGAAAAAGGCTGTGATAGCGCTGCACGCCCTCTATCGTAACACAGCCGATCTTGTCGACTACAAAAACTTTTTTCTCAGGGCACTAGGTGATCCTAATCCTGCTGTTGAAGCCGCCGCACTTTCCCCATTGTTAGACATTGTCCAAACAAATCCCGAATTGTGCCGAGACCTGACAGAGACTTTCATAAAGGTTCTCGAAAAAGTCGTTAGCCGCCGGCTGTCAGGGGACTACGAGTACCAACGCGTCCCAGGGCCTTGGTTTCAAATCCAAGTTATGCGGATTCTTGCAGCCCTAGTATGTGACAGCGGTGAACTTGCTGCAAAGTGTGAGTACGTTTTGACTGAAGTTATCACGAGAGCAGACACGGGGTCTACCATCGGATATGCAGTTGCTTGCGAAGCAATTAGCTTGATAACTCGAATTCCGACGATTCCCTCTCTGATCGAACTTTCAGTTGAAACGACCGCAAAGATGTTTGCCACGAGGAATGTGAACTTGCGCTATACTGCTATTCAGGCACTTTCCAACCTCGCGCGTATCAACACTGACTATCTTCGCAGACATCAGGAAGACATTTTGGAATGTTTGGGGGATAGTGACGAGATGATTCGCCGCAAAACGACGTTCCTACTCCTTTCGATGTGCAACGAGGGAAATGTGGATATTATCGTTAAAAAACTGATCAAATATTTGAATAGTCAGATCGATAATTATGTTCTTCAAGAGCTCACTCAGAGCATCTGTAGAACGGTGGAGCGTTTCAGCATGAGAAGGCTATGGTATATTAGTACGATGAACAGACTGCTTCTTTGCGCAGCCGAGCATGTTCCATATTCCTCAATTCAAGGAATGTTGAAACTCATCGTCGAAGGCGATGAATCTGGGGACGAAGCGTCGGATGTGGCATTTCGTTTGCGTTGTGTGGAGGAATATTTTGGACTTATTAGTTGctcacaaaagaagatgccAGATGCTTTGTGTCGTGTAGCCGCGTGGGTTGTTGGTGAGTATGGCTTCCTTGCCACTGCGATAAATCGAAGACTGATGGTTGACGGACTGTGCGATTTGTTTGCTAGAACGGACAGCGGTGATGCACGGGATTGGATAATTATGGCGGTGATGAAAATTGTTGCCAGTGATGGTGTGGTACCAGAGAATGTGAAGGAGCTCATAGAGCGCTTCAAGGATAGTAGGATCGCTACGACACAACAACGCTGTTACGAATTTTCGAGGCTCACGCAAATGTTACCTTTGATGAAACGGTCGCTACCGTTGGATAGGTGTTGTGAAGAGGTCGATATCGAGGAGACATTGAGTTTTCTCAACCCCTTCGTGCAGAAGGCGCTGCTCGGTGGTGCAAAACCTTATGAGAAGCGACCTGTTTGCCGCGAGGTTCGGACGGAGATTCCGCTCTGCattgaaaaatatgaaactCCTCAACTGAAAACTTCGGAAGCGAGTTTGACTTGCGAAGTGTGCGACACGGAGGCGAAACCACCGGAACTCGCAATACGCCCCAGCACGAGGCGATGGGGCGCTAAGACCGGTAACGCAGCTGCAATGGTTAACACGGGTTTGGCGCCGGATTCACACATGCGGGAAGTCGGTGGCGGCGAGAGGATAACCTTATCGGCTCAAGTGGCTCGCACGGGTGCGACGTTAGATGAACCTTGCGGAGTCTTTGGGCCACAATGTGACCAGTCCTTACCAGCTACCCCACCGACTTTAGGTACAAAGTGttctaaaaacaaaaaattgctGGAAGATATTTTTGACGCATCAGTTCAGCTGAAAAAATATCCCCACGTTGCGCAGCAGGTGCCAGATTTATTTGAGGCTGTCGaagtggaaaacaaaaagaatctGGCAGGAAAGAACGGCTCGGCTCTTAGCGTCCACATGGAACACgtaagggaagaaagagcgGTGGGTATCACATTGTTTATGGTTGGCAACGTAACGGTGAATGATCTAGTAGTCAACGTACTTCCTCCGTCTAACTGCACTCTCCATGTCACATCACATTCTGTACAATCTGCGAAGCTTACCGGAAGTACTACTATTACTATGGAGACACTGAAGGTGAATCAGTCACTCGAGGTAGTTATGCAACTTCTTCTTACTGGATTCCCAAATGATATGCATGTGCGGGTAAAGGTAGTTTATCGACGCTCCAAACCCTTTGACATGATTGACGTTGGTAAATCAGAGTCCACAACTGCGACCATGACGCTGCAAGTGGGTGATTTTCTTCGTCCGGCTTCGTCGATGACTACCGACACGTTCGGCGAGATGTGGCTGAAGTATATCGGGgaatacaaaacaacacTTCACGGCACTGCAGCATTAACACTTGAGTCTATTAGCCAGTTGCTAATGGAGCGGGCCTCTCTACGTGTCGTGGAAATGATTGGAAATGAACTCATAGTTGCGGCTGTGCTGCCTGGAACTGATCAACTACTACTGGGCCACGTTGTCCTTGTGGAT
Proteins encoded:
- a CDS encoding AP-1/4 adapter complex gamma/epsilon subunit,putative — protein: MSKFYKAQTEMVHTWEFTAFIRAVGEARSKQEEDEIIQRDLGNLRKSFETAHVEDWLLKECVVRLLYAEMLGHPAKFAHILCVNLSASPDLLVKRTGYLGTWLTIAPQEDIMILIVSNLLRDMNSSNFLHTAAALTAASKVVRRDLICAIKPEVVKLLDHSAPLVRKKAVIALHALYRNTADLVDYKNFFLRALGDPNPAVEAAALSPLLDIVQTNPELCRDLTETFIKVLEKVVSRRLSGDYEYQRVPGPWFQIQVMRILAALVCDSGELAAKCEYVLTEVITRADTGSTIGYAVACEAISLITRIPTIPSLIELSVETTAKMFATRNVNLRYTAIQALSNLARINTDYLRRHQEDILECLGDSDEMIRRKTTFLLLSMCNEGNVDIIVKKLIKYLNSQIDNYVLQELTQSICRTVERFSMRRLWYISTMNRLLLCAAEHVPYSSIQGMLKLIVEGDESGDEASDVAFRLRCVEEYFGLISCSQKKMPDALCRVAAWVVGEYGFLATAINRRLMVDGLCDLFARTDSGDARDWIIMAVMKIVASDGVVPENVKELIERFKDSRIATTQQRCYEFSRLTQMLPLMKRSLPLDRCCEEVDIEETLSFLNPFVQKALLGGAKPYEKRPVCREVRTEIPLCIEKYETPQLKTSEASLTCEVCDTEAKPPELAIRPSTRRWGAKTGNAAAMVNTGLAPDSHMREVGGGERITLSAQVARTGATLDEPCGVFGPQCDQSLPATPPTLGTKCSKNKKLLEDIFDASVQLKKYPHVAQQVPDLFEAVEVENKKNLAGKNGSALSVHMEHVREERAVGITLFMVGNVTVNDLVVNVLPPSNCTLHVTSHSVQSAKLTGSTTITMETLKVNQSLEVVMQLLLTGFPNDMHVRVKVVYRRSKPFDMIDVGKSESTTATMTLQVGDFLRPASSMTTDTFGEMWLKYIGEYKTTLHGTAALTLESISQLLMERASLRVVEMIGNELIVAAVLPGTDQLLLGHVVLVDHHCANATFRAQDKRLAEFVVRSLDSAIPLS
- a CDS encoding T. brucei spp.-specific protein, with translation MDGKEDGLNNRNSNTDTSKDFQIVELRAIEKELLVLRARSEAWESTVAEVLEWISGALRGDPLHLQLIELLLEELDGNGGIERVLTEEKFCKFCGSHLFKMHDKLPYSSSRSAFSGREASVYVTGSNADFEQKYSHVYTTPFTSSSLPEGKPNWSGRADSPEFKNPFYNQCRCSSSPPQGRSEDSYGQTYAQNRRHGSYWNSAERQSSCVYSSNRGSQSGSCYMNFPGYHNVRGAPTDNSTAYEACSTSETWRNYPNESRFHVFDSGSDEQRPIDYLYIRASGRIIPVDPSDRWPFC